A region of the Peredibacter starrii genome:
ATTTAAAAGGCAGTCTTAAGAAAAATTATAAAATCTATTAAGAGACTTCCTATGGAAGTTGGCAGCAGGTTCAGGTAATCAGGTCACTTTTCTGTTTAGTTTCCTTGAAGCTTTTGGCCGTGCTCTTCTTGAGGCTCACGGTAACGGTGGTTCCCTTGTCCATGCCGTCTGAGTGGATGTGGTGAGTTCCGTCGAATTGACGAAGGAAATAACCCATGACCATGACTCCAAAGCCTGAACCAAGTTCACCCTTTGTACCTTCAGTTGAATGAAGGAGTCGTTTTTCCAGACGATCAGGATCTATTCCAATACCAGAATCAATAAAGGCAATTCGAATGGTATTATCAACCTCGGTTACTTTGATCTTGATTTCTGAACCTTCATGGGAAAACTTCAAAGCGTTTGAAAGAATATTGGCAAATACGTGTTCAGTCAGAGTATTTTCTTCGGCCGCCACGTACACATCTAATGGGATCGAACTCTCATAAGCAATTTTAACGTTTTTCTCTTTTAGGCGAGAATCAAATTGAGTCATGAGTCTGTGAATCGCACGATCAATTGAGACGTCATGGATGGCCACAATGCTGGCCTGGTTTCTGGTGACGATGGCATCACGAATACGGGAAATCATATCCAGGGCCGATTTGGTGTTCATTTGAATGCGGTCCCAGATCATTTTAACGTCAGACTCTTGAATGCGACCTGATTGAAGCATGCCGATATAGGCGTTGATGACCGTAAGAGGATTGGCCAGATCGTGGGAAACAGTCTTGATCAAAATCTCGTTCACTTCACGACGGTGATTGATCAGAAGTGGTAGGAAAATGGAAATACACTGATACTGAGCGATTGAAACACCCCAACCCCACCAAGCGGCCGATTCTTCTAAGCGGAAGAAGGCGTAGTTGAAGTGGTTGATGATTGAAGTTAGAAGAACAATTGAGAGGCCCTTCTCAATCCAGTTGGCCTCAAAGCGTTTACTCACCAGAGAATTCCAAACTGGCTCCCAATAAGGCAGGGTCGTTGAAAACGTCACCGGTAATAGGGAAATCGTAAAGCCCAAATCTGTATAAAGCAGCAGGTAAGCCGATGCCACCATACCAAAGGCCTGAACCGCTAGAAACTTTTTCCAATCTGACTCGATACCGCGCGAGTCGCGAAGGACCTTTGTCTTCAAGAACGCAGGAATGAACTGAAAGAAGTAGGCAAAGCCAATGGCCGTAGGAGAATCGTTAAGTAAGGCAACTGCCACGTAAGTAGCAAATAGCGAAGTCCAATACCAAATGAGCTGATTAAACTCCTTGTTCTTGGTCTTGATCTTGGCCGCCCAGGCGATACCAAAGTTAATAATGGTCGTGCCAATCAGGAAGAAGAATATGTACTTTACTACTTCATTCATAAGACTAAATTAGAACCCGAAGCTGAGTCTTAGGCAAGTTAAGAAGGCTGAACCTGTTAGGATTACTTACTTAATGACCTGATTTTAAAGTTCTTCTCCGGCAGGCTCAAATAATGGCTCGAAGTCCCCTAATTCTTTAGATTTTTCCAATAATGCGATCAGGTCCTGGTCGAGTATTTTGTACAAATCAGTGAATTTATCCAGTACGTAATAAAGTGGCTGAGGGATGTCGATTCGATACGGCGTTCTAAGGGCAGTCAGAGGATCAAATGGTTCTCGTTTTGGAACAGGGCTTTCCACTGACCAAACGGTCTCGTGAATTGATGAAAGCATCCCACCACCGTAGGCACGAATGCCTTCCGGAGTCTTTAATAGGCCAAATTCGATGGTAAACCAGAATAAACGGAAGAGACGTCTGCGATCTTTGCCGTTCACTGAAAGCGCGATCTTACCAAACTCTTCCATGAAATTAGCGTAATCTGGAAAAGTCAAAAGAGGCACGTGTCCATAGAACTCGTGGAAAATATCGGGCTC
Encoded here:
- the phhA gene encoding phenylalanine 4-monooxygenase, with protein sequence MKTTYISKQPNAKGLIDWTAAENNTWRTLITRQAEIVKTRACPEFLEGLNRIGFSVDHVPQHTEINSRLKDFTGWEVEVVPALIPAKEFFTLLANKKFPAASFIRIPEELDYIQEPDIFHEFYGHVPLLTFPDYANFMEEFGKIALSVNGKDRRRLFRLFWFTIEFGLLKTPEGIRAYGGGMLSSIHETVWSVESPVPKREPFDPLTALRTPYRIDIPQPLYYVLDKFTDLYKILDQDLIALLEKSKELGDFEPLFEPAGEEL
- a CDS encoding sensor histidine kinase; the protein is MNEVVKYIFFFLIGTTIINFGIAWAAKIKTKNKEFNQLIWYWTSLFATYVAVALLNDSPTAIGFAYFFQFIPAFLKTKVLRDSRGIESDWKKFLAVQAFGMVASAYLLLYTDLGFTISLLPVTFSTTLPYWEPVWNSLVSKRFEANWIEKGLSIVLLTSIINHFNYAFFRLEESAAWWGWGVSIAQYQCISIFLPLLINHRREVNEILIKTVSHDLANPLTVINAYIGMLQSGRIQESDVKMIWDRIQMNTKSALDMISRIRDAIVTRNQASIVAIHDVSIDRAIHRLMTQFDSRLKEKNVKIAYESSIPLDVYVAAEENTLTEHVFANILSNALKFSHEGSEIKIKVTEVDNTIRIAFIDSGIGIDPDRLEKRLLHSTEGTKGELGSGFGVMVMGYFLRQFDGTHHIHSDGMDKGTTVTVSLKKSTAKSFKETKQKSDLIT